The sequence TGGGGACTCATGACCGACGTGCAGCCGCCGGATCTCGAGACCCGCATCGCGATCCTGCGCAAGAAGGCGGAGTCGGACCGTCTCGGTGTGCCGCCCGAGGTGCTCGAGCTGATCGCCTCCAAGGTCGAGTCCAACATCCGCGAGCTCGAGGGCGCCCTGATCCGGGTCAGCGCCTTCGCCAGCCTGCAGCGCTCCTCGGCGGACTCGGCCATGGCCGAGATGGTCCTCAAGGACCTGTTCCCCGACGACCGTGAGCAGGAGGTCTCGGTCCAACTGATCATGGACGAGGTCGCGGACTACTTCACGCTCACCGTCGAGGACCTGTGCTCGCCCTCCCGGAGCCGCCAGCTCGTCACCGCGCGACAGATCGCGATGTACCTCACCCGTGAGCTCACCGATCTGTCGCTGCCACGGATCGGCAAGGCGTTCGGGGGGCGCGACCACACCACGGTCATGCACGCGAAGTCCAAGATCGCCGGGCTCATGAAGGAGCGTCGCGCGATCTACGACCAGGTGCAGGAGCTCACCAACCGCATCAAGACGCGGGCACGGCGTCCGTGAGCCATCCACAGTTTCCACAGGTAGCTGTGGACATCCCGTGGACGACCCTCGGGACGGTATGTGGGCGGGTCGTGGACGCGACGCCCATCGCGGTGGACGAGCTGGGGACGCGGTCGGTCGCCTCCTGGTGGACGAGTCGTGGACACGTGGTGGACAATGACGTGCGTCGGTGGAAGCACCACGATGTGATTCGCCCGCCTGGGGACGGACGTCGTCGTCGTCCCCAGTCCGGCCACAGCCAGCAAACCTGCTCTGACCAGCACCGACGACCCCCCATCCACACGATCCACACCCCCTATTACGAAGACGGATCTGAGATGTTCTCTTCCGTCTTTCATAAGCGGTGTGCACAACTGCACTCGAGAGAGGAAGCCGCGTGAAGCTGCGTGCCGAGCGAGCCGAGTTCGCCGAAGCCGTTTCGTGGGCGACACGTACGGTGGGGGCCCGGGTGACCTTGCCCGCGCTGTCGGGCGTGCTGCTCGAGGCCGCCGACGGACGGTTGACCTGTCGTGCCACCGATCTCGAGGTCGCCGCGGAGATCTCCATCCCGGTGCAGATCGACCAGCCCGGCCGCGTCCTGCTCCCGGGCCGGCTGCTGGCGCAACTGGTCGCCCGCTTCCCCGACGCGCCGGTGCAGGTGACCGGCGAACCCGACCGGGTCGAGATCACCTGCGGCCGGGCCACCTTCCACGTCCGCGGCATGCAGGCCGACGACTTCCCGGTGCTGGCCCAGCCGGCCGAGGACGCCCCGCAGGGCATCGTCAAGGCGGACGCCTTCGCCCGCCTGGTGTCCCAGGTCGCTCGGGCCGCCTCCTCCGACGAGGGTCGGCCCGTCCTGACCGGCGTCCACCTCGAGGCAGCCGGCGAGACCCTCACCGCGGCCGCCACCGACAGCTACCGGCTCGCGGTGCGTTCGCTGACCTGGGACCAGGCGGTCGAGGGCACGGCGCTGGTCCCGGCACGCTCGCTCCAGGAGGCGGCGAAGGCCGCCAGCGAGGTCGGCGGCGCCGTCACCGTGGTGCTCGAGGCCGGCCAGGTGTCGTTCCTGTTCGGCGATCGGCGCCTGACCACGAAGTTGATCGAGGGCACCTTCCCGAACTACCGGGCACTGCTTCCCGACGCGCACGAGACCGCGGTCGTGGTGGAACGCGCCGCGCTGGTCGAGGCGCTGCAGCGGGTCTCGATCGTGGCCATGGGTCAGGCGAACACCCCGGTGAGCCTGACGTTCGGCGACGGCAGCGTGGACCTGCAGGCCAGCAACCAGGAGATGGGC comes from Egicoccus sp. AB-alg6-2 and encodes:
- the dnaN gene encoding DNA polymerase III subunit beta, producing the protein MKLRAERAEFAEAVSWATRTVGARVTLPALSGVLLEAADGRLTCRATDLEVAAEISIPVQIDQPGRVLLPGRLLAQLVARFPDAPVQVTGEPDRVEITCGRATFHVRGMQADDFPVLAQPAEDAPQGIVKADAFARLVSQVARAASSDEGRPVLTGVHLEAAGETLTAAATDSYRLAVRSLTWDQAVEGTALVPARSLQEAAKAASEVGGAVTVVLEAGQVSFLFGDRRLTTKLIEGTFPNYRALLPDAHETAVVVERAALVEALQRVSIVAMGQANTPVSLTFGDGSVDLQASNQEMGDAAEALPAEIDGDGLTIAFNPGFLLSGLEATGTERIRVELRDGLKPAVLRPHADDGQVDDLTYLLMPMRVS